A stretch of the Clavibacter sp. B3I6 genome encodes the following:
- a CDS encoding Lsr2 family protein, with translation MARKVVTTLVDDIDGVVIEEGKGETVPFALDGVNYEIDLSDANAAKLREALDTYVDRARRVGRASTGRSSSPRRSSSSAPKEDLGAAREWLREHGHKVSERGRISADLLEEYRANK, from the coding sequence GTGGCTCGCAAGGTTGTCACCACGCTCGTCGACGACATCGACGGCGTCGTCATCGAAGAGGGAAAGGGCGAGACCGTCCCCTTCGCCCTCGACGGCGTGAACTACGAGATCGATCTGAGCGACGCGAACGCCGCCAAGCTGCGCGAGGCGCTGGACACCTACGTCGACCGCGCGCGCCGCGTCGGCCGCGCCTCCACCGGCCGTTCCTCCAGCCCGCGCCGCTCGTCCTCGAGCGCCCCGAAGGAGGACCTCGGCGCCGCGCGCGAATGGCTGCGCGAGCACGGCCACAAGGTCTCCGAGCGCGGACGCATCTCCGCGGACCTGCTCGAGGAATACCGCGCCAACAAGTAG
- a CDS encoding L-threonylcarbamoyladenylate synthase: MTDTTRTIPWDGTLDPRAATAVEAPGGLVVAATKVGYILMTTDGAGLDRKFDAKQRNRDKPGVVLCTSIEQLQQLAVLNDEILAFYQEHWDADVLLGCILPWREDAKHLLPDETAKQLAMDRRGTSCFVIRFGRPAEQLAEHLWASGRLAFASSANPSGKGNRGRVEGIGERIEQQADVIVAADDYVASIQPGLDETSRHEQGVMVSMVDEAGALVPEQRGERSVTPNPTLIRRGLAVDVIMSALARSFPSWDYRHGQYY, translated from the coding sequence ATGACCGACACCACCCGCACGATCCCCTGGGACGGCACGCTCGACCCGCGCGCCGCCACGGCCGTCGAGGCGCCCGGCGGCCTCGTCGTCGCCGCCACCAAGGTCGGCTACATCCTGATGACCACCGACGGCGCGGGCCTCGATCGCAAGTTCGACGCCAAGCAGCGCAACCGCGACAAGCCGGGCGTGGTGCTCTGCACGAGCATCGAGCAGCTGCAGCAGCTCGCGGTGCTGAACGACGAGATCCTCGCCTTCTACCAGGAGCACTGGGACGCCGACGTGCTGCTCGGCTGCATCCTCCCCTGGCGCGAGGACGCGAAGCACCTGCTGCCCGACGAGACCGCGAAGCAGCTCGCCATGGACCGCCGCGGCACGAGCTGCTTCGTGATCCGCTTCGGCCGCCCCGCGGAGCAGCTCGCCGAGCACCTGTGGGCGAGCGGGCGGCTCGCGTTCGCCAGCTCCGCGAACCCGTCCGGCAAGGGCAACCGGGGACGCGTCGAGGGCATCGGCGAGCGCATCGAGCAGCAGGCCGACGTGATCGTCGCGGCCGACGACTACGTCGCCTCCATCCAGCCGGGCCTCGACGAGACGAGCCGGCACGAGCAGGGCGTCATGGTCTCCATGGTCGACGAGGCCGGCGCCCTCGTGCCGGAGCAGCGCGGTGAGCGCTCGGTCACGCCGAACCCCACGCTCATCCGCCGCGGCCTCGCGGTCGACGTCATCATGTCGGCGCTCGCGCGGTCGTTCCCGTCGTGGGACTACCGCCACGGCCAGTACTACTGA
- a CDS encoding DUF4041 domain-containing protein: protein MSAAAGWYDDKDPRFIRWWDGVQWTDHVQQKPEAVPAPEESAPEEPAALAAPPVDRLSKRDARERAATAEAHIAVLEDLIARHGARSFAEIDDYRAAADREAEASRRTGAEAAASLVAAAGEERDRILAEVNASRSRAEAELAAVDEEVHARLETRRLVEAQIQAARAELVEVTTTADLQGVGLFDYDHPAETSAELASRLEALRYTIKNAVRDKKAVTATSGFTFNGSEAQGRKFVGDMSKVLLRAYNAEAENALKATKAGNLQTAQTRLTRAAEQIARSGTMIDLRIEDGYHELRLEELQLASAHLRVLQAEKEMERERRAELREQAKASAELQAEHDRLDKERAHYAATLAALESKGDLEGAARMQARIDDVDRALVEVDYRAANVRAGYVYVISNVGAFGERMVKIGMTRRLEPMDRVVELGDASVPFRFDVHALFFADDAVGVEAMLHRTFAEHRVNRINLRREFFYVTPDEVLEALKAHAVEIVEFALHPAAEEYRASRALEGTEPVLAS, encoded by the coding sequence ATGAGCGCTGCTGCCGGCTGGTACGACGACAAGGACCCCCGCTTCATCCGATGGTGGGACGGGGTGCAGTGGACGGATCACGTGCAGCAGAAGCCGGAGGCTGTGCCCGCACCCGAGGAGTCGGCTCCTGAGGAGCCGGCCGCGCTCGCGGCGCCTCCCGTCGACCGTCTCTCGAAGCGCGACGCCCGGGAGCGGGCGGCCACCGCGGAGGCGCACATCGCCGTCTTGGAAGACCTGATCGCGCGCCACGGCGCACGGTCGTTCGCTGAGATCGACGACTACCGGGCAGCAGCCGACCGCGAGGCGGAGGCGAGCCGTCGGACGGGGGCCGAGGCGGCTGCCTCGCTGGTCGCCGCGGCAGGCGAGGAGCGGGACCGGATCCTGGCGGAGGTCAATGCCTCGCGATCCCGGGCCGAGGCGGAGCTCGCGGCGGTCGATGAGGAGGTGCACGCGCGGCTGGAGACCCGACGGCTCGTGGAAGCGCAGATCCAGGCGGCGCGCGCGGAGCTGGTCGAGGTGACGACGACCGCGGACCTCCAGGGCGTCGGCCTGTTCGACTATGACCACCCGGCAGAGACCTCAGCGGAGCTCGCCTCGCGGCTGGAGGCCCTGCGGTACACGATCAAGAACGCGGTGCGGGACAAGAAGGCGGTGACAGCGACCTCCGGCTTCACCTTCAACGGCTCGGAGGCACAGGGGCGAAAGTTCGTCGGCGACATGTCCAAGGTTCTGCTGCGCGCTTACAACGCCGAGGCGGAGAACGCCTTGAAGGCGACGAAGGCGGGAAACCTCCAGACAGCGCAGACCCGCTTGACGCGCGCTGCGGAGCAGATCGCGAGGAGCGGCACCATGATCGACCTCCGCATCGAGGACGGGTACCACGAGCTCCGACTGGAGGAGCTGCAGCTCGCGAGCGCCCACCTCCGCGTCCTGCAGGCGGAGAAGGAGATGGAGCGGGAACGCCGGGCCGAGCTGCGCGAGCAGGCGAAGGCCTCCGCCGAGCTCCAGGCGGAGCACGACCGACTCGACAAGGAGCGCGCCCACTACGCCGCCACGCTGGCAGCGCTCGAGAGCAAGGGCGACCTCGAGGGAGCGGCGCGCATGCAGGCGCGCATCGACGACGTCGACCGCGCCCTCGTCGAGGTCGACTACCGCGCTGCGAACGTGCGCGCCGGATACGTCTACGTCATCTCGAACGTGGGCGCGTTCGGGGAGCGCATGGTGAAGATCGGCATGACCCGGCGGCTGGAGCCCATGGACCGGGTCGTCGAGCTCGGCGATGCTTCCGTCCCCTTCCGCTTCGACGTCCACGCGCTGTTCTTCGCGGACGACGCCGTGGGGGTCGAGGCGATGCTGCACCGCACGTTCGCCGAGCACCGCGTCAACCGGATCAACCTGCGCCGAGAGTTCTTCTACGTCACCCCGGACGAGGTGCTGGAGGCGCTGAAGGCGCACGCCGTGGAGATCGTGGAGTTCGCCCTGCACCCGGCCGCGGAGGAGTACCGGGCGAGCCGAGCGCTCGAGGGGACGGAGCCGGTGCTGGCCTCGTGA
- a CDS encoding type I restriction endonuclease: MEFAERLAALALKVRNQRDAIQTEEATKNAFIMPFISTILGYDVFNPLEVVPEFTADLGLKKGEKIDYAIMRDGEVQILIECKKSTEPLKIEHASQLFRYFAVTNARIAVLTNGEVYHFYTDLDAPNRMDEKPFLVLDLADIDETLLPELMKLTKDVFDLDSIISAAGELKYVGALKRAIAAEFREPTPEWVKLLTRRVYEGSFTEKVREQFTTLVGKASKQYLNEQVNDRLKTALGAPAFPSAPSAPSADAITSEAVVEADLDRDTEIETTLEELEGYQIVKAIACSEVKPQRVVHRDAKSYLAILLDDNNRKPIARLHFNGKKQKYLGLFDAHKAETRHPIASLDEIYAHADAIRESIRSHAGEAVGA; encoded by the coding sequence GTGGAATTCGCCGAACGCCTGGCCGCCCTGGCCCTGAAGGTCCGCAATCAGCGCGACGCCATCCAGACGGAGGAGGCGACGAAGAACGCGTTCATCATGCCGTTCATCTCCACGATCCTCGGATACGACGTCTTCAACCCCCTCGAGGTGGTGCCGGAGTTCACCGCCGACCTCGGCCTCAAGAAGGGCGAGAAGATCGACTACGCGATCATGCGCGACGGCGAGGTGCAGATCCTCATCGAGTGCAAGAAGTCGACGGAGCCGCTGAAGATCGAGCACGCGTCACAGCTGTTCCGCTACTTCGCCGTCACCAATGCCCGCATCGCCGTGCTCACGAACGGCGAGGTGTACCACTTCTACACGGACCTCGACGCGCCGAACCGCATGGACGAGAAGCCGTTCCTCGTGCTCGACCTCGCGGACATCGACGAGACGCTGCTGCCGGAGCTCATGAAGCTCACGAAGGATGTGTTCGACCTCGATTCGATCATCAGCGCCGCGGGCGAGCTCAAGTACGTCGGCGCGTTGAAGCGGGCGATCGCGGCCGAGTTCCGCGAACCGACCCCGGAATGGGTGAAGCTCCTCACCCGTCGCGTCTACGAGGGCTCGTTCACGGAGAAGGTGCGCGAGCAGTTCACGACGCTCGTGGGGAAGGCGTCCAAGCAGTACCTGAACGAGCAGGTGAACGACCGCCTGAAGACGGCGCTCGGCGCTCCTGCGTTCCCGTCCGCGCCGAGCGCCCCGTCGGCCGACGCGATCACGAGCGAGGCGGTCGTCGAGGCGGACCTCGATCGCGACACGGAGATCGAGACGACGCTCGAGGAGCTCGAGGGGTACCAGATCGTGAAGGCCATCGCCTGCAGCGAGGTGAAGCCGCAGCGCGTGGTGCACCGCGACGCGAAGTCCTATCTCGCCATCCTCCTGGACGACAACAACCGCAAGCCCATCGCGCGCCTGCACTTCAACGGCAAGAAGCAGAAGTACCTCGGGCTCTTCGACGCGCACAAGGCGGAGACGCGGCACCCCATCGCGTCGCTCGACGAGATCTACGCGCACGCCGATGCGATCCGGGAGTCCATCCGGAGCCACGCAGGAGAAGCGGTCGGCGCCTAG